One Candidatus Blochmannia vicinus DNA window includes the following coding sequences:
- the fumC gene encoding class II fumarate hydratase produces MMTVRIEKDTLGTVLVSNNRLWGAQTQRALKYFNISNEKMPFSLIHALAQIKRAAAQVNYDLGLLDCKRARAIIQAADEVLSGIYKDEFPISVWQTGSGTQSNMNMNEVLANRANELLSNKHNVNNKFVHPNDHVNKNQSSNDVFPSAMHIAAVVNLNEQLIPKIKVLQKTLVDKSVKFNDIIKIGRTHLQDATPLTLGQEISAWVSMLRHSTDHIEVTIPHLCELALGGTAVGTGINTHPEYAERVADVLSLITKYNFISSPNKFESLSTCDALVHSHGSLKGLAVSMMKIANDVRLLSSGPRCGIGELSIPANEPGSSIMPGKVNPTQCESMTMLCAQVMGNDVSINIGGSSGHLELNVYRPLIIYNFLQSVRLLSDGIDSFHRYCAIGIQPKHQRISELLDSSLMLVTALNPYIGYDKAAEIAKKAHLEGLSLKESALQLGYVNEKQFDEWVCPKNMINSSKIL; encoded by the coding sequence ATTATGACTGTACGTATAGAAAAAGATACACTGGGAACAGTATTAGTATCAAATAATCGGTTATGGGGCGCTCAAACACAACGCGCATTAAAATATTTTAATATTTCCAACGAAAAAATGCCTTTTTCATTAATACATGCGTTAGCACAAATTAAACGTGCAGCAGCCCAAGTAAATTACGATCTAGGACTGTTAGATTGTAAACGAGCTCGAGCGATTATTCAAGCTGCAGATGAAGTATTGTCTGGAATATACAAAGATGAGTTTCCAATATCTGTTTGGCAAACCGGATCTGGAACTCAAAGTAATATGAATATGAATGAGGTTTTGGCTAATCGAGCTAATGAATTATTGAGTAATAAGCATAATGTAAATAATAAATTTGTGCATCCGAACGATCATGTCAATAAAAATCAAAGTTCAAATGATGTTTTTCCTAGTGCAATGCATATTGCAGCAGTAGTTAATTTAAACGAGCAATTAATACCTAAAATAAAAGTATTACAAAAAACCTTGGTTGATAAGTCTGTGAAGTTTAATGATATCATTAAAATAGGGCGTACTCATCTTCAAGATGCTACCCCGTTGACTTTGGGGCAAGAAATCTCTGCCTGGGTATCTATGCTGAGGCATAGCACAGATCATATAGAAGTTACTATTCCTCACTTATGTGAGTTAGCGTTAGGAGGTACGGCAGTAGGCACGGGTATTAACACTCACCCGGAATATGCTGAACGTGTTGCTGATGTTTTATCACTTATTACTAAATATAACTTTATTAGTTCACCAAATAAATTTGAATCGTTATCAACATGCGATGCATTGGTGCATAGCCATGGTTCTTTGAAAGGTTTAGCAGTTTCTATGATGAAAATTGCTAATGATGTGCGTTTATTATCTTCTGGCCCTAGATGTGGAATAGGCGAATTAAGTATTCCTGCAAATGAACCAGGCAGTTCGATTATGCCTGGAAAAGTTAATCCAACTCAATGTGAATCTATGACTATGCTATGTGCTCAGGTTATGGGCAATGATGTTAGTATAAACATTGGTGGATCATCTGGTCATCTTGAGTTAAATGTATATAGACCATTAATTATATATAATTTTTTGCAATCAGTACGTTTGCTATCAGATGGTATAGATAGTTTTCATAGATATTGTGCTATAGGAATTCAACCGAAGCATCAACGAATTTCAGAATTGCTTGATAGTTCTCTTATGTTGGTTACTGCATTGAATCCTTATATTGGATATGATAAAGCAGCAGAAATTGCTAAAAAAGCACATTTAGAAGGGTTAAGTTTAAAAGAATCTGCGTTGCAATTAGGTTATGTAAATGAAAAACAATTTGATGAATGGGTTTGTCCTAAAAATATGATTAACTCTTCTAAAATATTATGA
- a CDS encoding inverse autotransporter beta domain-containing protein → MLIFIILGVMLQALIYNEIAWCDILKNRTKFNINDNIFQVDSYQQKIKLYTYDDHKHNTLNIYPYTIHKPNVRSHYNYKSPFSSAYRSKIQLQNDSVNIFHSFRTQHNIYQENLSFMQLGVHNLLSKQILNFGGGKRHLYNNKHAIGCNTLYHCPISNQSNQPCSINFGIEYWLNNTFLMLSNYYNLDNIFTSKKSLQQYDIKNPNSGYQMHIQFKFPHFLEFTGKIKLERLLYDKKYEKIFNTKNNDYCLSLNLNYKPIPILGFNVNNIFINKKYYNTICQILIDYQFGIPISEQIQYTNTNNTSLLKYLDTIIQPFIPTVIQHNNCMFLNNHSNEKSFPHTQQITGYPGEIKIIETNNHNDKSEQWNFNALQNQGGNAILITNNTYALYLPNHPITKEDDIFISYITNATQNNDQKQKKQNIHILVKNFSQKKLSSTQQNNISAAITVNNDSGINVTENTIKYFPTNKEDHHNFKNETSIPHLIIGNDAITEKTKNIEEIQDDFVFPAPPPPPIPVLFSEKQSTTTVMASSTPNATLLSSSDYSTTIPFNKEYQTSSSRSNDEYQITHDNTFPEYSDIEFNANDDLSQRLSMHKKYKFSLIGTTEHMNKLENVISERKKTTLPSSDMAQILLKLNLSNQSSSPSISEDCDTDDSNDSFNSKN, encoded by the coding sequence ATGTTAATTTTTATCATACTAGGAGTAATGTTACAAGCACTCATATATAATGAAATTGCTTGGTGTGACATACTCAAAAACCGTACTAAATTTAATATTAACGACAATATATTTCAAGTTGATTCATATCAACAAAAAATAAAACTATATACGTACGATGATCACAAACATAACACTCTGAACATTTATCCCTATACAATTCATAAACCAAATGTTCGTAGCCATTATAACTATAAATCTCCGTTTTCTTCTGCCTACAGATCTAAAATACAATTACAAAATGATTCAGTAAACATATTTCATTCATTTCGAACACAACATAATATATATCAAGAAAATCTATCCTTTATGCAACTAGGAGTACATAATCTTTTATCAAAACAAATTTTAAATTTTGGAGGAGGAAAAAGACACCTATATAATAACAAACATGCTATTGGATGCAATACCTTATATCACTGTCCTATTTCTAATCAAAGCAACCAACCATGCTCAATTAATTTCGGTATAGAATATTGGCTGAATAATACATTTTTAATGCTAAGTAATTACTATAATTTAGACAATATTTTTACTTCTAAAAAATCATTGCAACAATATGATATAAAAAATCCAAACAGTGGTTATCAAATGCATATTCAATTTAAATTTCCACATTTTTTAGAATTTACTGGGAAAATAAAATTAGAACGACTTCTTTATGACAAAAAATATGAAAAAATTTTTAATACAAAAAACAATGACTATTGTTTATCACTAAATTTAAATTATAAACCCATTCCCATATTAGGTTTTAATGTAAATAATATTTTTATAAACAAAAAATATTATAATACCATTTGTCAGATATTAATTGACTACCAATTTGGAATTCCTATTTCAGAACAAATACAATACACAAATACAAACAATACGTCCCTATTAAAATATCTTGATACTATAATACAACCATTTATACCTACTGTAATTCAACACAATAATTGCATGTTTCTTAACAATCATAGTAACGAAAAATCATTCCCACATACTCAACAAATAACAGGTTATCCCGGAGAAATCAAAATAATTGAAACTAACAATCATAACGATAAATCTGAGCAATGGAATTTTAATGCGTTACAAAATCAAGGAGGAAATGCTATTCTAATAACAAATAATACCTATGCGCTTTATTTACCCAACCATCCTATCACTAAAGAAGATGACATCTTTATTTCATATATTACTAATGCAACTCAAAATAATGATCAGAAACAAAAAAAACAAAATATACATATTTTAGTAAAAAATTTTTCACAAAAAAAACTATCTAGTACACAACAAAATAACATCTCTGCTGCTATTACTGTTAATAATGACTCCGGAATCAATGTTACAGAAAATACAATCAAATATTTTCCAACGAACAAGGAAGATCATCACAATTTCAAAAATGAAACATCAATTCCTCATCTCATTATAGGAAATGATGCTATAACAGAAAAAACAAAAAATATTGAAGAAATACAAGATGATTTTGTATTTCCAGCCCCTCCTCCCCCTCCAATTCCTGTTCTGTTTTCAGAAAAACAATCAACAACAACAGTAATGGCATCGTCCACGCCAAATGCTACGTTGTTATCATCTTCAGATTACTCAACAACAATTCCTTTTAACAAAGAATACCAAACTTCTTCTTCAAGAAGCAACGATGAATATCAAATAACACATGATAATACTTTTCCAGAATATTCTGATATTGAATTTAATGCAAATGATGATTTATCACAGCGCTTATCAATGCACAAAAAATATAAATTTTCTTTAATAGGTACTACAGAACATATGAACAAACTCGAAAATGTCATATCGGAACGCAAAAAAACTACACTCCCTAGTAGCGATATGGCACAAATACTTTTAAAATTAAATCTCAGTAACCAATCTTCCTCACCATCTATTAGTGAGGATTGTGATACAGACGACAGTAATGATAGCTTTAATTCTAAAAACTAA
- a CDS encoding UbiX family flavin prenyltransferase, giving the protein MQQQLRLVVGISGASGGVYGIRALTILKKCNLNVESHLIVTRNALITLQQELKMNKQAIYELADVVHSPQDMGASVASGSYPTLGMLIAPCSIKTMSEISSGVTSSLIGRVADVTLKEKRRLVLMIRETPLHLGHLRTMVKLTEFGAVIMPPVPAYYVHPKTIDDVVFYTVVRALNLFGINANTSSIWLGINH; this is encoded by the coding sequence ATGCAGCAGCAATTACGTTTAGTAGTAGGAATATCAGGTGCATCTGGGGGTGTTTATGGGATTCGCGCGTTAACCATATTAAAAAAATGTAATTTAAATGTAGAATCTCATCTTATTGTCACTCGAAATGCATTGATTACATTACAGCAAGAATTAAAGATGAATAAACAAGCTATATATGAATTAGCAGATGTTGTTCATTCTCCGCAAGATATGGGAGCATCAGTTGCTAGTGGATCGTATCCAACTTTGGGCATGTTAATTGCTCCGTGTTCTATCAAGACTATGTCGGAAATTAGTTCGGGAGTGACATCATCGTTGATTGGTCGTGTTGCAGATGTAACATTAAAAGAGAAACGTAGATTAGTGTTAATGATTAGGGAAACCCCATTACATTTGGGACATTTGCGTACAATGGTCAAATTAACAGAATTTGGAGCAGTAATTATGCCGCCTGTTCCTGCATATTACGTACATCCAAAAACTATAGATGATGTTGTTTTCTATACTGTGGTTAGAGCTCTAAATTTATTTGGAATTAATGCTAATACCTCTTCTATTTGGTTAGGAATTAATCACTGA
- the kdsB gene encoding 3-deoxy-manno-octulosonate cytidylyltransferase translates to MNFVVIIPVRFFSTRFPGKALADIHGKPMIVRVMEKALDSGADKVIVATDSVRIAQVVESERSSGEVYLTRSDHQSGIERLGEVAANYKFPDNQIIVHLQGDEPLISPIMIRQVANTLDAVKSTTGMATLATSLHSLKEACDNNVVKVVINMNNNALYFSRSMIPWNRGYFDNHPDSRPSRILLRHIGIYSYQVNFLYHYIKWTKSPLEKLEQLEQLRVLWHGGTIYVSVIDNVFNISVDTPESLRRVNMLFGND, encoded by the coding sequence ATGAATTTTGTAGTAATTATACCTGTCCGATTTTTTTCGACACGTTTTCCAGGGAAAGCTTTAGCAGATATTCACGGAAAACCTATGATTGTTCGTGTTATGGAAAAAGCTTTAGATTCCGGCGCTGATAAAGTAATTGTCGCGACTGATAGCGTTCGTATAGCTCAGGTAGTTGAATCAGAACGATCGTCAGGAGAAGTATATTTAACGCGTTCTGATCATCAGTCAGGAATTGAACGTCTTGGAGAAGTAGCTGCTAATTATAAATTTCCAGACAATCAAATTATTGTGCATCTTCAAGGTGATGAGCCTTTAATTTCCCCTATCATGATTCGTCAAGTTGCTAATACTTTAGATGCGGTTAAATCTACTACTGGTATGGCCACTTTAGCAACATCGTTGCATTCTTTAAAAGAGGCATGTGATAATAATGTTGTTAAAGTTGTCATAAACATGAATAACAATGCTCTTTATTTTTCTCGTTCTATGATTCCATGGAATCGGGGATATTTTGATAATCATCCAGATAGTAGGCCATCTAGAATTTTATTACGTCATATCGGTATTTATTCATATCAAGTTAATTTTTTGTATCATTATATTAAATGGACTAAAAGCCCATTGGAGAAGCTTGAGCAACTAGAGCAGCTTAGAGTACTATGGCATGGAGGAACAATATATGTATCAGTAATTGATAATGTGTTTAATATTAGCGTAGATACTCCAGAATCATTGAGACGTGTTAACATGTTATTTGGAAATGATTGA
- a CDS encoding Trm112 family protein, which produces MRYRLLSIIVCPICYSKLYFDLEQKELICNVDNLAFPMRKGIPVLLKKDARSIM; this is translated from the coding sequence ATGAGATATCGGTTATTAAGTATAATTGTGTGTCCTATATGTTATTCAAAGTTATATTTTGATTTAGAACAAAAAGAGTTAATTTGTAACGTTGATAATTTAGCTTTTCCGATGCGAAAAGGAATTCCGGTTCTTTTAAAAAAAGATGCTCGTAGTATTATGTGA
- the lpxK gene encoding tetraacyldisaccharide 4'-kinase, whose amino-acid sequence MFTCIWFRSSLCYLFLLPFSWLYGLVSTLNRISYQHGWRKVYRFSVPIVIIGNVTIGGNGKTPMVLWLVEQLQYRGWKVGVVSRGYKGKSKHYPIVININTNSNECGDEPMLIWRRTGVLVAVSPKRADAVAALLRIQELDIIISDDGLQHYALFRDIEWVVVNSLFRFGNGCWLPAGPMRERMNRLHTVQAVIVNGSKEDRLAGEVLMQLYPSTVINMLTGESRSLNCLSNVVAIAGIGYPTQFFGTLKNYGVTPIRTISFSDHQIYYERMLTSLTKKNEILLMTEKDAVKCLDFARNNWWYVRMEVKINKIDTDSLLCAVENKIRYYKDYNSNI is encoded by the coding sequence ATGTTTACTTGTATTTGGTTTAGGTCATCATTGTGTTATTTATTTTTGCTCCCATTTTCTTGGCTATATGGGTTAGTGAGTACGCTTAATCGCATTAGTTATCAGCATGGATGGCGTAAAGTATACAGATTCTCGGTGCCAATAGTGATTATAGGAAATGTAACAATCGGAGGAAATGGGAAAACACCAATGGTGTTATGGTTAGTAGAACAGTTGCAATATCGTGGTTGGAAGGTTGGAGTTGTTTCACGGGGTTATAAAGGTAAATCAAAGCATTATCCAATTGTTATTAATATAAATACTAACAGTAATGAATGTGGCGATGAACCTATGCTGATTTGGAGACGTACTGGAGTTTTAGTAGCGGTTTCTCCGAAACGTGCTGATGCAGTTGCTGCTTTATTACGAATACAAGAATTGGATATTATAATAAGTGATGATGGTCTGCAACATTATGCGCTCTTCAGAGATATAGAATGGGTAGTAGTTAATAGTTTATTTCGATTTGGAAATGGTTGTTGGCTACCAGCGGGTCCTATGCGTGAGCGAATGAACAGACTACATACAGTACAAGCAGTTATTGTCAATGGATCTAAGGAAGATAGACTTGCTGGAGAGGTATTAATGCAATTATATCCTAGTACTGTAATAAATATGTTAACAGGAGAAAGTAGATCTCTTAATTGTTTGAGTAATGTTGTGGCTATAGCAGGAATCGGATATCCTACACAGTTTTTTGGTACTTTAAAAAATTATGGCGTTACTCCTATTAGAACAATTTCATTTTCTGATCATCAGATATATTATGAAAGAATGTTGACGTCTTTGACTAAAAAAAATGAAATATTATTAATGACTGAAAAAGATGCAGTTAAATGCTTAGATTTTGCGCGTAATAACTGGTGGTATGTGCGTATGGAGGTTAAAATAAATAAAATAGATACAGATAGTTTGTTATGTGCGGTAGAGAATAAGATTAGGTATTATAAAGATTATAATTCTAATATATAG
- the msbA gene encoding lipid A ABC transporter ATP-binding protein/permease MsbA has protein sequence MSRYNKNYSSTWQTFRRLWPIIFPFRIGLVVATITLILNATSDALMLALLKPLLDDGFGRANRDVFVWMPLALVGLMGVRGFSGFASTYCISWVSGKVVMQMRRALFKHIMNMPVSFFVKQSTGTLVSRITYDSDQVASSSSGALITVIREGASIIGLCIMMFYYSWQLSLVLILIAPIVSITIKFVSYRFRAISKKMQSAMGQLTSSAEQMLKGHKEVLVFGGQHTEKDRFNHVSNCMRQQSMKMVQTSSIFDPLIQFLASLALACVLYAASIPSVMEMLTAGTITVIFSSMIVLMKPLKSLTNVSAQFQRGMAACQTLFSILDLETEKDRGTLNIKRVKGHIVFDNVTFFYPDKNTPSLYKINFAIEAGKTVALVGRSGSGKSTIVNLLTRFYDINKGRILLDGFNLNDYKLSSLRNQVAIVSQHVHLFNDTIANNIAYARKNVYSRESIETAAHMACAMDFISKMKNGLDTIVGENGILLSSGQRQRIAIARALLRNCPILIFDEATSALDAASEYVINKSLDALKENRTSLIIAHRLSTIENADEILVIENGYIIERGVHKVLIRHQGIYAQLYRLQFS, from the coding sequence ATGTCGCGGTACAACAAAAATTATTCCTCTACTTGGCAAACTTTTCGTCGTCTCTGGCCAATAATTTTTCCTTTTAGAATAGGGTTGGTTGTTGCAACTATTACTTTAATTTTAAATGCAACAAGTGATGCTTTAATGTTAGCTTTATTAAAACCTTTACTTGATGATGGATTTGGAAGAGCCAATAGAGATGTATTTGTATGGATGCCATTAGCTTTAGTTGGATTGATGGGTGTTCGTGGGTTTAGCGGGTTTGCTTCCACTTATTGTATATCCTGGGTATCTGGAAAAGTAGTAATGCAGATGAGACGTGCATTGTTTAAGCATATCATGAATATGCCAGTTTCGTTTTTTGTAAAACAATCTACCGGCACGTTGGTATCTAGAATTACTTATGATTCTGATCAAGTTGCTTCTTCTTCTTCTGGAGCTTTAATCACCGTTATTCGAGAAGGGGCATCTATTATTGGTTTATGTATCATGATGTTTTATTATAGTTGGCAATTATCATTAGTGTTGATATTAATTGCCCCCATAGTGTCTATCACTATTAAATTCGTGTCTTATAGATTTAGAGCAATCAGTAAAAAGATGCAGAGCGCTATGGGTCAATTAACTAGCAGCGCTGAACAAATGCTTAAAGGACATAAAGAAGTGTTAGTGTTTGGAGGTCAACATACAGAGAAAGATCGATTTAATCATGTAAGTAATTGTATGAGACAGCAAAGTATGAAGATGGTACAAACTTCATCTATTTTTGATCCGTTGATCCAATTTCTTGCATCATTAGCATTAGCGTGCGTACTGTATGCAGCTAGTATTCCAAGTGTTATGGAAATGCTTACTGCTGGAACGATTACTGTTATTTTTTCATCTATGATAGTTTTGATGAAGCCATTAAAATCTTTGACTAATGTTAGCGCTCAATTCCAACGTGGAATGGCAGCTTGTCAAACTTTATTTTCTATTCTGGATTTAGAAACAGAAAAAGATCGAGGTACACTTAATATTAAACGAGTAAAGGGACATATTGTTTTTGACAACGTTACTTTTTTTTATCCTGATAAAAATACACCATCGCTTTATAAAATTAATTTTGCTATTGAAGCAGGGAAAACTGTTGCTTTAGTGGGGCGGTCTGGTTCTGGAAAATCTACTATCGTAAATTTATTAACTCGGTTTTATGATATAAACAAAGGACGTATATTGCTTGATGGTTTTAACTTAAATGATTATAAACTCTCTTCCTTACGTAATCAAGTAGCTATAGTATCTCAACATGTTCATTTATTTAATGATACTATTGCTAATAATATAGCATATGCACGTAAGAATGTTTATTCTAGAGAATCCATTGAAACTGCAGCTCACATGGCGTGTGCTATGGATTTTATTTCTAAAATGAAAAATGGATTGGACACTATTGTAGGTGAAAATGGTATTTTGTTATCCAGCGGACAACGTCAACGTATTGCTATTGCACGTGCTTTATTAAGAAATTGTCCGATTTTAATTTTTGATGAAGCTACTTCTGCTTTAGATGCTGCATCAGAGTATGTTATTAATAAATCACTTGATGCATTGAAAGAAAATAGAACGTCATTGATTATAGCGCATCGGTTATCTACTATTGAAAATGCGGATGAAATATTGGTGATTGAAAATGGTTATATTATAGAACGTGGTGTACATAAAGTTTTGATACGTCACCAAGGGATTTATGCTCAATTATATAGATTACAATTTTCTTAA
- the rpsA gene encoding 30S ribosomal protein S1 produces MTESFAQLFEESLKKTETCPGSIVHGVVVSISKDIVLVDAGLKSESAIPIGQFYNSQGELEVSVGDYVDVTLDAVEDGFGETVLSREKAKRYESWLLLEQAYQEMTTVTGIINGKVKGGFTVEVNGVRAFLPGSLVDVKPIRDTSFLDGQELEFKVIKLDHKRNNVVVSRRAVIESENSVERDQLLNKLHEGIEIKGIVKNLTDYGAFIDLGGVDGLLHITDMAWKRVKHPSDIVNVGDEIIVKVLKFDRERIRVSLGLKQLSEDPWTAIIKRYQEGNKLIGKVTNLTDYGCFIEIEGGIEGLVHVSEMDWTNKNIHPSKVVTIGESVEVMVLNIDEERRRISLGLKQCKVNPWQKFADMYNRGDRVMGRIKSITDFGIFIGLEGGIDGLVHLSDISWYLSNEEAVNKYKKGDEIMAVVLQVDAERERISLGVKQLTEDPLNIYLVAHKKGSIVSGRIISIDEKGITVTLGDNAVTGYLCMTDASHNKSIDKIMYTTLHVGNDIQAILDGVDRKNRIVTLSEYNTRDLNKQSEINIVGNHSKEKDKNFSNVMVEAFKAATKSE; encoded by the coding sequence ATGACAGAATCATTTGCTCAGCTATTTGAAGAATCTTTAAAAAAAACAGAAACTTGTCCTGGATCTATTGTTCATGGGGTTGTAGTTTCGATTTCGAAAGATATTGTATTAGTCGATGCAGGATTAAAATCAGAATCTGCTATTCCTATCGGGCAATTTTATAATTCTCAAGGAGAATTAGAAGTTTCAGTAGGTGATTATGTTGATGTTACATTGGATGCGGTAGAAGATGGATTTGGAGAGACTGTGTTGTCTCGTGAAAAAGCCAAACGTTATGAATCTTGGTTATTATTAGAACAAGCATATCAAGAAATGACTACCGTTACGGGAATTATTAACGGTAAAGTAAAGGGAGGGTTTACTGTTGAAGTAAACGGAGTACGCGCCTTTTTACCTGGTTCTTTGGTAGATGTTAAACCAATACGTGATACTTCATTTTTAGATGGACAAGAGTTGGAATTTAAAGTAATTAAATTAGATCATAAACGTAATAATGTTGTAGTGTCTCGTCGTGCCGTGATTGAATCTGAAAATAGTGTTGAACGTGATCAATTATTAAATAAATTACATGAAGGAATAGAAATTAAAGGGATAGTAAAAAACTTAACTGATTATGGCGCTTTTATCGACTTAGGAGGAGTGGATGGATTGCTACATATTACTGATATGGCGTGGAAACGCGTTAAACATCCTAGCGATATAGTAAACGTTGGAGATGAAATTATTGTAAAGGTATTAAAATTTGACCGAGAGCGTATTCGTGTGTCTTTAGGTCTTAAGCAATTAAGCGAAGATCCATGGACAGCAATTATTAAGCGTTATCAAGAAGGAAATAAATTAATAGGAAAAGTGACTAATTTAACTGATTATGGGTGTTTTATTGAAATTGAGGGAGGGATAGAAGGATTGGTGCATGTGTCTGAAATGGATTGGACTAATAAAAATATTCATCCTTCTAAAGTAGTAACTATAGGGGAATCTGTTGAAGTAATGGTATTGAACATTGATGAGGAGCGTCGAAGAATTTCTTTAGGGTTAAAACAATGTAAAGTTAATCCATGGCAGAAGTTTGCAGACATGTATAATAGAGGTGATCGAGTTATGGGGAGAATAAAATCGATTACTGATTTCGGCATTTTTATAGGATTAGAAGGAGGTATTGATGGATTAGTGCATCTTTCTGATATTTCTTGGTATTTATCCAATGAAGAAGCTGTAAATAAGTATAAAAAAGGTGATGAAATAATGGCAGTGGTTTTACAAGTAGATGCTGAACGGGAACGTATTTCTTTAGGCGTTAAGCAATTAACAGAAGATCCTTTAAATATCTATTTGGTTGCTCATAAAAAAGGAAGTATAGTATCTGGAAGAATAATTTCTATAGATGAAAAGGGAATAACTGTAACATTGGGTGATAATGCTGTAACTGGATATTTATGCATGACTGATGCATCACATAATAAGTCTATTGATAAAATAATGTATACTACATTACATGTAGGAAATGATATACAGGCAATATTAGATGGAGTAGATCGAAAAAATAGGATTGTTACTTTATCTGAATATAATACACGTGATTTAAATAAACAATCGGAAATAAATATTGTTGGGAATCATAGCAAAGAGAAAGATAAAAATTTTTCTAATGTTATGGTGGAGGCATTTAAAGCAGCAACTAAAAGTGAATAA
- the cmk gene encoding (d)CMP kinase has translation MNNIFPVITIDGPSGVGKGTLSRQLAKILGWNLLDSGVIYRILALIALENKININHEEKIAVLIDTIHIAFINSKNRFIISLNGKEVKKNIFTENIGNYASKIATFYQVRKNLLMYQRTFCKYPGLVADGRDMGTVVFPSAMLKIFLYASFKERKSRRLHQLHNKSFNVNFRTLLSQIRERDERDYNRKLAPLIPAIDSLMLDSTHLSAEEVKTKVLMYIRESLVLSSTVLYNTTHNQG, from the coding sequence GTGAACAACATATTTCCGGTTATCACTATTGATGGGCCAAGTGGAGTAGGCAAAGGAACCCTATCGAGACAGTTGGCGAAAATTCTTGGATGGAATCTATTAGATTCAGGAGTTATTTATCGAATTTTAGCGTTAATAGCTTTAGAAAACAAAATTAATATTAACCATGAAGAAAAAATAGCAGTACTTATTGACACTATACACATAGCTTTTATAAATAGTAAAAATAGATTTATAATATCATTAAATGGTAAGGAAGTTAAAAAAAATATTTTTACAGAAAATATAGGAAATTATGCGTCTAAAATTGCTACTTTTTATCAAGTACGTAAAAATTTGTTGATGTATCAACGTACATTTTGTAAGTATCCAGGACTTGTTGCTGATGGACGTGATATGGGAACGGTAGTTTTTCCTAGTGCAATGTTAAAAATTTTTCTGTATGCTTCTTTTAAAGAAAGAAAGAGTCGCAGGTTACATCAGTTGCATAATAAAAGTTTTAATGTTAATTTTAGAACTTTATTATCGCAAATAAGAGAACGAGACGAACGTGATTATAATCGAAAATTAGCGCCGTTGATTCCTGCGATTGATTCATTAATGTTAGATTCAACTCATTTATCTGCAGAAGAAGTAAAAACTAAAGTACTTATGTATATTAGAGAGAGTCTAGTATTATCATCAACAGTGCTATATAATACTACTCATAATCAAGGATAG